Proteins found in one Pseudodesulfovibrio sp. S3 genomic segment:
- a CDS encoding 30S ribosomal protein S1, with translation MEKTTESVEMPEMEMNFADALDEYLNSDFGDLDEGTIVAGEVVKVDKDYVLVDVNFKSEGQIPVSEFTEVDGTVTVSVGDKVDVFVARKNEAEGTIYLSRDKAKRMQLFDKLEELQEKDGDVIGRILRRIKGGYTVDLGGVEAFLPGSHVDLRPVPDMDALVNKEFEFKILKINRRRSNVIVSRRVLLEEMRSEQRDKLLDTLVEGQVVEGKVKNVTEYGVFIDLGGLDGLLHITDMSWKRIKHPKEMVNLGDDLQLKILNFDREGQKVSLGLKQLVPDPWENIAEKYPEESRFTGVITNLADYGAFVELENGVEGLVHISEMSWTRKLRHPSQMVKVGDEVEVIVLGVDQDKKRISLGMKQISPNPWDVVAEKYPEGTVLEGAIKNITEFGVFIGIEEGIDGLIHVSDISWTKKIRHPSEVYKSGDSVQAKVLTVDKENEKFTLGVKQLTEDPWSQVPAKYPVGQKVNGLVTNITDFGLFVEVEEGIEGLVHVSEISRKKIKSPSEMFKEGDTIEAKVIHVSADERRLGLSIKQTKEEAARPAGGKSKSFGGGGVDAGSTLGDLLREKLEEAAGDALAEAAAEAEVEETVETVEAVEAVEAVEAVVEEAVESEAPAEDAAAEEETK, from the coding sequence ATGGAAAAAACTACTGAATCTGTTGAAATGCCTGAAATGGAAATGAACTTTGCTGATGCTCTTGACGAGTATCTCAATTCCGATTTCGGCGACCTGGACGAAGGCACCATTGTTGCCGGTGAAGTCGTCAAAGTCGACAAGGACTACGTGCTTGTTGATGTGAATTTCAAGTCCGAAGGGCAGATCCCCGTGTCGGAATTCACCGAAGTGGACGGCACCGTGACCGTTTCTGTCGGTGACAAGGTCGACGTTTTCGTCGCCCGCAAGAACGAAGCCGAAGGCACCATCTACTTGTCCCGCGACAAGGCCAAGCGGATGCAGCTTTTTGATAAACTTGAAGAGCTTCAGGAAAAGGACGGCGACGTCATCGGCCGCATTCTCCGCCGCATCAAGGGTGGTTACACCGTTGATCTCGGCGGTGTCGAGGCCTTCCTGCCCGGCTCTCACGTTGACCTGCGCCCGGTCCCGGACATGGACGCCCTGGTCAACAAGGAATTCGAATTCAAGATCCTCAAGATCAACCGCCGTCGTTCCAACGTCATCGTCTCCCGCCGCGTGCTTCTCGAAGAGATGCGCTCCGAGCAGCGTGACAAGCTCCTCGACACCCTCGTGGAGGGCCAGGTCGTGGAAGGCAAGGTCAAGAACGTCACCGAATACGGCGTGTTCATCGACCTCGGCGGTCTCGACGGCCTGCTGCACATCACTGACATGTCCTGGAAGCGCATCAAGCATCCCAAGGAGATGGTCAACCTGGGTGATGATCTGCAGCTCAAGATTCTCAACTTCGACCGCGAAGGCCAGAAGGTCTCCCTCGGCCTCAAGCAGCTCGTGCCTGATCCGTGGGAAAACATCGCCGAGAAGTACCCCGAGGAGTCCCGCTTCACCGGTGTCATCACCAACCTCGCCGACTACGGCGCATTTGTTGAGTTGGAAAACGGCGTGGAAGGCCTGGTGCACATCTCCGAGATGTCCTGGACCCGCAAGCTCCGCCACCCCTCCCAGATGGTCAAGGTCGGCGACGAAGTCGAAGTCATCGTGCTCGGCGTGGACCAGGACAAGAAGCGCATCAGCCTCGGCATGAAGCAGATCTCCCCGAACCCGTGGGATGTGGTTGCAGAGAAGTACCCCGAGGGCACCGTCCTCGAAGGCGCTATCAAGAACATCACCGAATTCGGCGTGTTCATCGGCATCGAGGAAGGCATCGACGGCCTGATCCACGTGTCCGACATCTCCTGGACCAAGAAAATCCGTCACCCTTCGGAAGTCTACAAGTCCGGCGACTCCGTCCAGGCCAAGGTCCTCACCGTGGACAAGGAGAACGAGAAGTTCACCCTGGGCGTCAAGCAGCTGACCGAAGACCCGTGGTCCCAGGTTCCGGCCAAGTACCCCGTGGGCCAGAAGGTCAACGGTCTCGTCACCAACATCACTGACTTCGGTCTGTTTGTTGAGGTCGAGGAAGGCATCGAAGGACTGGTTCACGTTTCCGAAATCAGCCGCAAGAAGATCAAGTCCCCCTCCGAGATGTTCAAGGAAGGCGACACCATCGAAGCCAAGGTCATCCATGTCTCTGCTGACGAGCGCCGTCTGGGCCTGTCCATCAAGCAGACCAAGGAAGAGGCTGCCCGTCCTGCCGGCGGCAAGTCCAAGTCCTTTGGTGGCGGTGGCGTAGACGCCGGTTCCACCCTGGGCGACCTGCTCCGCGAGAAGCTGGAAGAAGCTGCCGGCGATGCCCTTGCTGAAGCCGCTGCCGAGGCCGAGGTTGAAGAAACCGTGGAAACCGTGGAAGCCGTGGAAGCCGTGGAAGCTGTCGAAGCCGTGGTTGAAGAAGCTGTTGAATCCGAGGCCCCGGCAGAAGATGCCGCTGCCGAAGAAGAGACCAAGTAA
- a CDS encoding pyrimidine dimer DNA glycosylase/endonuclease V — MRLWTVHPAFLDAKGLTALWREGLLARKVLRGLTRGYVNHPQLIRFRNHPAPLSAMDAYLAGVLAESLHRGYAFDATKIDSTAQAAPMEETTGQLEFEWRHLLAKLAKRDPVRHETLRARRPEPHPLFVLIKGDVRGWEKR, encoded by the coding sequence ATGCGGCTGTGGACCGTCCATCCCGCGTTTCTTGACGCCAAGGGGCTGACCGCGCTCTGGCGCGAAGGGTTGCTGGCGCGCAAGGTGCTGCGCGGGCTGACCAGGGGATACGTCAATCATCCGCAGCTCATCCGGTTCCGCAACCACCCTGCCCCGCTTTCCGCCATGGACGCCTATCTGGCAGGAGTGCTGGCGGAATCACTTCACCGGGGCTACGCATTCGACGCGACCAAAATCGACAGCACCGCCCAGGCAGCGCCCATGGAAGAGACCACGGGCCAGCTTGAGTTCGAATGGCGCCACCTGCTGGCAAAACTGGCAAAACGCGACCCTGTCCGCCACGAGACTCTCAGGGCGAGACGCCCGGAGCCCCACCCGCTGTTCGTCCTGATCAAGGGCGATGTCCGCGGCTGGGAAAAACGCTGA
- a CDS encoding spermidine synthase → MAGSKLTCDYWITEYMTQDDVHLHGVEQILEFKRTEYQEMSIVRSKTFGTGLVLDGKWQTTVLDEFLYHEPLVHTSMHQHGSPSRVLVLGGADGGAVREVLKWKSVTEAVQVEIDEVVFNACQEHLGEIHQGCFEDPRAEIRFGDAFEVLENQGESWDVIICDLSDPLEDSPAMNLFTREFFTTCRNALAPGGVFTIQAGPVTPPFDDNHAMIVRTLGTVFENVAHFFSCTPTYVVPLGFAMGSLKPVDTNPDPETVDAFLAAAVEGELRFFDGIALRGLMSPPKYLRDKVGKGETLSTLKDPARYTGTGVRS, encoded by the coding sequence GTGGCAGGTTCAAAACTGACATGTGACTACTGGATAACCGAGTACATGACCCAGGACGATGTTCACCTGCACGGGGTGGAGCAGATCCTGGAGTTCAAGCGGACCGAGTACCAGGAGATGTCCATTGTCCGTTCCAAGACCTTTGGCACTGGTTTGGTTCTGGACGGCAAGTGGCAGACCACGGTACTCGACGAATTCTTGTATCACGAGCCGTTGGTGCATACGTCCATGCACCAGCACGGTTCGCCGTCCAGGGTTTTGGTTCTGGGCGGGGCTGACGGCGGCGCCGTGCGCGAGGTCCTGAAGTGGAAGTCCGTGACCGAGGCCGTGCAGGTGGAGATCGATGAAGTGGTCTTCAATGCCTGCCAGGAACACCTCGGCGAGATTCATCAGGGATGCTTTGAAGACCCCCGCGCCGAAATCCGTTTCGGGGATGCCTTCGAGGTGCTCGAAAATCAGGGTGAATCCTGGGACGTGATCATCTGCGACCTGTCCGATCCCCTGGAGGACAGCCCGGCGATGAACCTGTTCACCAGGGAATTCTTCACCACCTGCCGCAACGCACTGGCTCCTGGCGGTGTCTTTACCATCCAGGCGGGGCCGGTCACGCCGCCCTTTGACGACAACCACGCGATGATCGTGCGTACCCTGGGGACGGTGTTCGAAAACGTCGCCCATTTCTTTTCCTGCACGCCCACCTATGTGGTGCCCCTGGGCTTTGCCATGGGCAGCCTCAAGCCCGTGGACACCAACCCGGACCCGGAAACGGTGGACGCGTTCCTTGCCGCTGCCGTGGAAGGCGAGCTGCGGTTCTTCGACGGCATTGCCCTGCGCGGACTGATGAGTCCGCCCAAGTACCTCAGGGACAAGGTCGGGAAGGGCGAGACATTGAGCACGCTCAAGGACCCGGCCCGGTATACCGGGACCGGCGTCAGGTCGTAG
- the speD gene encoding adenosylmethionine decarboxylase: MNTVGMHCILELKGCPAHLLDDEQHILSSMARASETAMSTLLNLSSHKFEPQGVTALALLAESHISIHTWPESGYAAVDIFTCGETARPRLACEYLIEQLQAQDHTLTVLPRGNGCGCHLPLTQPEEATLWQVQN, encoded by the coding sequence ATGAATACTGTAGGTATGCATTGCATTCTTGAACTCAAAGGTTGTCCCGCCCATTTGCTCGATGACGAGCAGCATATTCTTTCCAGCATGGCCAGAGCTTCCGAAACGGCCATGTCCACTCTGCTCAATCTCTCAAGTCACAAATTCGAACCACAGGGCGTCACTGCGCTGGCCCTTTTGGCTGAATCCCATATTTCCATTCATACCTGGCCGGAATCCGGGTATGCGGCGGTGGACATCTTTACCTGCGGCGAGACCGCAAGGCCGCGGCTTGCCTGCGAATATCTCATTGAGCAGCTCCAGGCTCAGGACCACACCCTGACCGTGCTTCCGCGCGGCAACGGCTGTGGTTGTCATCTTCCCTTGACACAACCCGAGGAGGCGACCCTGTGGCAGGTTCAAAACTGA
- a CDS encoding secondary thiamine-phosphate synthase enzyme YjbQ produces the protein MKSYRKELFFEVPTRRAFLNITDEVEACLHESGITEGLCLVNAMHITASVFINDDEAGLHHDYEVWLEKLAPHEPVGQYRHNGYEDNADAHMKRQVMGREVVVAVTDGRLDFGTWERIFYGEFDGRRRKRVLVKIIGNSRVYEYP, from the coding sequence ATGAAATCATACCGGAAAGAACTCTTCTTTGAAGTCCCGACCCGCCGGGCGTTTCTCAACATCACCGACGAAGTTGAGGCTTGCCTGCATGAATCCGGTATCACCGAAGGACTGTGCCTGGTCAACGCCATGCACATCACGGCCTCGGTGTTCATCAACGACGATGAAGCCGGCCTGCACCATGACTACGAGGTCTGGCTGGAGAAGTTGGCCCCGCATGAACCGGTCGGCCAGTACCGGCACAACGGCTATGAGGACAATGCGGACGCGCACATGAAGCGGCAGGTCATGGGCCGCGAAGTGGTGGTGGCCGTGACCGATGGTCGCCTGGACTTCGGCACCTGGGAACGCATCTTCTACGGCGAGTTCGACGGCCGCCGCAGAAAGCGCGTCCTGGTCAAGATCATCGGGAATAGCCGGGTGTACGAATATCCTTGA
- a CDS encoding proline racemase family protein — MKSNRHIFTVESHTMGESLRLIVGGFPKVMGSSMPEKKAYFMEHYDYLHRALILEPRGHSDMYGAVLTSPCNPEADFGVIFMHGHGYHNMCGHGTIATNTILVETGMIEVQEPVTTVKMETPAGLVAVKVAVEDGKAKSVSFENVPAFLYKKDVVVDVPEYGKLTMDISFGGSFFAIIGCEQLGIEICKENSLKLTDIGMAILRAANEQIEIIHPDLPHITTIDLCEIYGPAKSPDTDMQNITIFDGQVDRSPCGTGTCAKVATLWARGELALGEPFVYESVINTKFIGKALRETMVGPYKAIIPEITGSAFITGYGQYVIDQEDPVKYGFSLQ; from the coding sequence ATGAAATCCAATCGTCATATATTTACAGTAGAGTCGCACACAATGGGTGAGTCCTTGAGGTTGATAGTTGGCGGATTCCCGAAAGTGATGGGCAGTTCCATGCCGGAAAAGAAAGCATATTTCATGGAGCACTATGACTATTTACATCGGGCACTGATCCTGGAGCCGAGGGGCCATAGTGACATGTATGGTGCAGTCCTGACTTCGCCATGCAATCCAGAGGCTGATTTCGGTGTAATTTTTATGCACGGACATGGTTATCACAATATGTGTGGCCACGGAACGATCGCCACCAACACCATTCTGGTGGAAACAGGTATGATTGAAGTTCAAGAGCCGGTGACCACTGTAAAAATGGAGACCCCTGCGGGGTTGGTTGCTGTGAAAGTGGCAGTGGAAGACGGCAAGGCAAAGAGCGTGTCATTCGAAAATGTTCCCGCTTTTTTGTACAAAAAAGACGTGGTAGTTGACGTCCCTGAATATGGGAAATTGACAATGGACATTTCTTTTGGCGGAAGCTTTTTTGCCATCATTGGCTGTGAACAGTTGGGAATCGAGATTTGTAAGGAAAATTCTTTGAAATTGACAGACATAGGCATGGCCATTCTCCGGGCAGCCAATGAACAGATTGAGATCATTCATCCCGATTTGCCGCACATTACAACCATAGATTTGTGTGAAATCTATGGTCCCGCCAAATCGCCGGATACGGATATGCAAAATATAACCATCTTTGATGGCCAGGTTGATCGTTCGCCCTGCGGTACCGGAACCTGCGCAAAAGTCGCTACGCTATGGGCACGGGGCGAGTTGGCTTTGGGAGAACCCTTCGTCTATGAAAGTGTGATCAATACCAAATTCATCGGTAAGGCATTGCGAGAAACAATGGTTGGGCCGTATAAGGCGATTATCCCGGAGATCACCGGCAGCGCATTCATTACAGGCTACGGACAATATGTGATCGATCAGGAAGATCCTGTGAAATATGGATTTTCATTGCAATAA
- a CDS encoding sulfite exporter TauE/SafE family protein: MVRILTGLLVLLGAYFFYVFLRDYRANRHVQSPASAYKVAPIGLLTMFGDTLGIGNFAPATALLRFFKQIDDKKIPGTLNVFTSLPEVFSGCILITTIEVDPVTLISMLISSSVGAYFGASIISHFSVQKVRLTMGIALFVTAVVMFLGMMGWMPSGGDATGLTGINLIIAVVGNFILGILMTAGIGLYAPCMALIYFLGMSPRAAFPIMMGSCAFLMPIASLKFIKEGALDRKVALIYMLAGIPGVLIAAFVVKSLPLFMLKWVVIAVVLYTSGSMIYSMFKDRGEQASSKVVGLPESNVP; the protein is encoded by the coding sequence ATGGTTAGAATTCTCACCGGTTTGCTGGTTCTTTTGGGTGCATACTTTTTCTATGTCTTTTTGAGGGACTATCGAGCGAATCGTCATGTGCAAAGTCCGGCTTCTGCCTATAAGGTGGCTCCCATTGGATTGTTGACGATGTTCGGCGACACGCTTGGGATAGGCAACTTTGCTCCCGCAACCGCTTTACTAAGATTTTTCAAACAGATTGATGACAAGAAAATCCCGGGGACATTGAATGTCTTCACCTCCCTTCCCGAGGTCTTTTCGGGCTGTATCCTGATCACGACCATTGAGGTGGACCCGGTGACCTTGATCAGCATGCTCATTTCCAGCTCTGTGGGAGCGTATTTCGGTGCTTCCATAATTTCGCACTTTTCAGTGCAGAAGGTTCGCCTGACCATGGGAATCGCCCTGTTCGTCACTGCCGTAGTGATGTTTTTGGGTATGATGGGCTGGATGCCCAGCGGCGGCGATGCAACGGGATTGACTGGAATCAACCTGATCATTGCCGTGGTTGGCAACTTCATCCTGGGCATCCTGATGACAGCGGGCATTGGCCTGTATGCGCCCTGCATGGCCCTGATCTACTTCCTGGGCATGTCCCCTCGCGCAGCCTTCCCCATCATGATGGGGTCGTGCGCGTTTCTCATGCCCATTGCCTCTCTGAAGTTCATCAAAGAAGGGGCGCTGGATCGCAAGGTAGCCTTGATTTACATGCTGGCCGGCATCCCGGGGGTGCTTATAGCAGCATTCGTAGTCAAGTCTTTGCCGTTGTTCATGCTGAAATGGGTAGTCATTGCCGTTGTCCTCTACACCTCCGGTTCCATGATTTACTCCATGTTCAAGGACAGGGGAGAGCAAGCCTCCTCCAAGGTGGTCGGACTGCCGGAGAGCAACGTTCCTTAA
- a CDS encoding FAD-dependent oxidoreductase: MSSVWDVIIVGAGPAGMSAAIETARHGLSTLVVDRQNEPGGQIYRSVGSSPMSGKLGSDYAAGLPLVKRFLECGAQFEAGANVWDIAPDRVYYSQQGKSRFVRARQVLLATGAMERPVPLPGWTLPGVMGSGASDVLLKSAGLLPEGPVVLCGNGPLILQAAVHLSHFKVPVAGVLLTGRLGNALRAMKHAAGALARPGYFLHGVSMAAKTLLKQKCVMGVRDVAISENGQGLDVSFATQGGKRKNLSASTVLLHEGVISESRITRLARLRHAWDQTQRYWHVDATVWGQTSAPGLRTAGDTVTVRGAVAARAEGSLVGLDICRELGRLPLADRDREARPFLRTLKRCNALQPFLDEYFAPTPSMLQPHPDAIVCRCEELTAGDLNAVIREGCYSPDGLKAQARPGMGTCQGRICGQAVVEMIADAHGLPLENLPLYTAQPPLFPLRLGELIEMPSPSDLL; the protein is encoded by the coding sequence ATGAGTAGTGTTTGGGATGTCATTATCGTCGGCGCGGGGCCAGCTGGAATGTCTGCGGCTATTGAGACTGCCCGGCATGGTTTGTCCACTCTGGTAGTGGATCGGCAAAATGAGCCGGGAGGTCAGATATACCGTAGCGTCGGTTCTTCGCCCATGTCCGGCAAGCTGGGCAGCGACTATGCCGCAGGCCTCCCGCTGGTGAAGCGCTTTCTCGAATGTGGCGCGCAGTTCGAGGCGGGTGCCAACGTCTGGGATATCGCCCCGGACCGGGTATATTACAGCCAACAGGGCAAGAGCCGATTCGTCAGGGCCAGGCAGGTCTTGTTGGCCACCGGTGCCATGGAACGTCCGGTGCCTCTGCCCGGTTGGACCCTGCCCGGCGTCATGGGCTCAGGCGCTTCGGACGTGCTGCTGAAGTCGGCCGGCCTGTTGCCGGAGGGACCGGTTGTTTTGTGCGGCAATGGACCGTTGATTCTTCAAGCGGCTGTACATTTGAGCCATTTCAAGGTGCCTGTGGCCGGTGTGTTGTTGACGGGCAGGCTGGGTAACGCCCTGCGAGCCATGAAGCATGCTGCCGGAGCCCTGGCTCGTCCGGGGTATTTTCTCCACGGCGTCAGCATGGCGGCAAAGACGCTGCTGAAACAGAAGTGCGTGATGGGCGTACGGGATGTGGCCATCAGCGAGAACGGACAGGGCCTGGATGTGAGTTTCGCCACCCAAGGCGGCAAGCGCAAGAATCTGTCTGCCTCCACAGTACTGCTGCACGAGGGGGTTATCTCCGAAAGTCGTATTACCCGACTGGCGCGTCTCCGCCATGCCTGGGACCAGACCCAGCGCTACTGGCATGTGGATGCGACCGTGTGGGGCCAGACCTCTGCTCCCGGCCTGCGTACAGCCGGCGATACCGTGACGGTGCGCGGGGCAGTGGCAGCCCGGGCCGAAGGAAGTCTCGTTGGCCTGGATATCTGTCGTGAGCTTGGCCGCCTGCCGCTGGCCGATCGTGATAGGGAGGCCCGGCCTTTCCTGCGGACGCTTAAGCGCTGCAATGCATTGCAACCTTTCCTGGATGAATACTTCGCTCCCACGCCATCCATGCTGCAGCCGCATCCGGACGCAATCGTCTGCCGATGCGAGGAGCTGACAGCCGGGGATTTGAACGCAGTTATCCGCGAGGGCTGCTATTCGCCTGATGGCCTGAAAGCTCAGGCTCGACCAGGCATGGGAACCTGCCAGGGCCGCATCTGTGGTCAGGCCGTCGTTGAAATGATTGCCGATGCCCATGGACTCCCGTTGGAGAACCTGCCGCTATATACGGCACAACCTCCTCTCTTCCCCCTACGCCTGGGGGAACTCATTGAGATGCCCAGCCCATCTGACCTTTTGTAG
- a CDS encoding (2Fe-2S)-binding protein, translating into MFKKVSASKGKIVTIYFEGQPVQTEEGMTVAAAVLDPSHGWSRTSHGGQKRGPYCQMGVCHECLMTIDGIPNQQACLTMVVEGMQVYRQDGAPDFHKENSHE; encoded by the coding sequence ATGTTCAAAAAAGTCAGTGCCTCCAAAGGCAAAATTGTCACAATATACTTCGAGGGCCAACCCGTTCAGACCGAGGAGGGCATGACTGTGGCGGCCGCGGTCCTTGATCCTTCCCACGGCTGGTCCCGCACCTCTCACGGAGGACAAAAGCGGGGCCCCTATTGTCAGATGGGCGTTTGTCACGAATGTCTCATGACCATAGACGGCATTCCCAATCAACAGGCCTGTCTGACGATGGTAGTCGAAGGCATGCAGGTATACCGCCAGGATGGTGCACCCGATTTCCACAAGGAGAATAGCCATGAGTAG
- a CDS encoding FAD-dependent oxidoreductase — MSSKRTAGAVVIGGGAVGTAVACYLAMDGVDVTLVERGEFAWGTSRRCEGHVVTYDTPPGDYSVFCKTGQELFYEAQKFLPVDFDFTPEGIGLLVDDESHLETVKANYEGKKKEGFDVTLWDRDELRHREPNIGDNVLACLNFNNDCTLNPMRLCFGLAKHAEANGATILPRTRVTNLRMENGRVSGVETDKGLIATKNVILSSGVWTPQMGAMLGVNIPIRPRQGHIIVTERVKGLLGKAYVEYGYLLTKHGLKRENVTPDMDKFGVAFVIEPSSAGTVLIGSSRRFVGMDIRPHPAVMRAVAERGNQFFPTLSDMRILRCYAGVRPATTDELPIISTTHVPGLFVGAGHEGLGISLSLITGKIMSELVRGQAPFIDTSYMSIDRFGFNPPALPAGEASV, encoded by the coding sequence ATGAGCAGCAAACGAACAGCCGGAGCCGTCGTCATCGGTGGTGGGGCCGTCGGAACGGCTGTTGCCTGCTACCTCGCCATGGACGGGGTGGACGTAACACTGGTGGAACGGGGAGAATTCGCCTGGGGCACCAGCCGCCGTTGTGAAGGGCACGTGGTCACCTACGACACGCCTCCTGGTGACTACAGCGTGTTCTGTAAGACAGGACAGGAATTGTTTTATGAAGCCCAGAAATTCCTGCCTGTGGACTTCGACTTCACCCCCGAAGGCATTGGCCTGTTGGTGGACGATGAGAGCCACCTTGAAACGGTCAAGGCAAACTACGAAGGCAAGAAGAAAGAGGGATTCGATGTCACCCTTTGGGACAGGGACGAGTTGCGTCATCGCGAACCCAACATCGGTGATAATGTCCTTGCCTGCCTGAACTTCAACAATGACTGTACATTAAACCCCATGCGCCTTTGCTTTGGCCTTGCCAAGCATGCCGAGGCCAATGGTGCGACCATCTTGCCGCGTACCCGGGTAACGAACCTTCGCATGGAGAATGGGCGGGTGAGCGGAGTGGAGACGGACAAGGGCTTGATCGCCACGAAAAACGTTATCCTCTCTTCCGGTGTGTGGACACCGCAAATGGGCGCCATGCTTGGTGTGAATATTCCCATTCGCCCACGCCAGGGTCATATTATCGTCACTGAGCGCGTCAAGGGTCTGCTGGGCAAGGCCTATGTGGAATATGGATATCTGCTGACCAAGCATGGTTTGAAACGTGAAAATGTGACACCCGACATGGATAAGTTCGGCGTGGCCTTTGTTATTGAGCCCTCTTCGGCAGGAACCGTGCTGATCGGCAGCAGCCGCCGCTTTGTGGGCATGGATATACGCCCCCACCCCGCAGTCATGCGCGCTGTGGCCGAACGGGGAAATCAATTCTTCCCGACCTTGTCCGACATGCGCATCCTCCGCTGTTACGCCGGCGTCCGGCCTGCAACGACGGATGAATTGCCCATCATATCCACCACCCATGTCCCTGGTTTGTTCGTGGGGGCAGGGCATGAGGGCCTCGGCATCAGCCTCTCTCTCATAACGGGCAAAATCATGTCGGAACTTGTCCGTGGTCAAGCTCCGTTCATCGACACCAGCTACATGAGTATTGATCGGTTTGGCTTCAACCCTCCGGCGCTGCCCGCCGGAGAAGCGTCGGTGTAA
- a CDS encoding MFS transporter — translation MEKEFLTELCDNSPLNSFHKHLAVYSAGGPFLDGYVMGMIGIALVQITPFMQLSLFWEGMIGAATLAGMFLGGFAGGWFTDKYGRQVLYTIDLIALGVFSLAQFWVDGPLFLFILRFLLGMAIGADYPIATALLAEFTPKRFRGPFIGTLQAMWFVGASCAYIVGDIMLGYGPEAWRWMLASAVLPSVLFLFMRRNTPESPRWLIQKGRYSQARAVLKRVYDQDIPIELMQRVSMTSKPVSIRRLFQSGYGTRMLFITIFWTCAIVPLFAVYSFAPKIMAALGLAGSLGHTGAAILTVIFMIGCIVPLPLVNTIGRRSLLLHSFFWSGVALLLLGVFTDRSPYLILALFAIYALATGGSQNLQFIYPNELFPTEIRASAVGLASSLSRIGAAIGTYLVPLALARLDIKVTMMIAAGITFLGYVVSLKMAPETRDCSLEEAACCEENETVGGFIPEVSDSVVR, via the coding sequence ATGGAAAAGGAGTTCTTGACCGAATTATGTGACAATTCTCCCCTAAACAGTTTTCATAAGCATCTGGCCGTGTATTCTGCCGGGGGGCCTTTTTTGGATGGTTACGTGATGGGCATGATCGGTATCGCCTTGGTGCAGATCACGCCCTTCATGCAGTTGTCTCTTTTTTGGGAAGGGATGATTGGAGCTGCCACCTTGGCTGGCATGTTCCTCGGCGGTTTTGCCGGGGGCTGGTTTACGGACAAATACGGCCGCCAGGTGCTCTACACTATCGACCTGATCGCGCTCGGCGTGTTCTCGCTTGCCCAGTTCTGGGTCGACGGTCCTCTTTTCCTTTTCATCCTCCGCTTTCTGCTTGGTATGGCCATTGGCGCTGATTACCCCATTGCCACCGCCCTTCTTGCTGAATTTACCCCCAAACGTTTTCGTGGCCCCTTTATAGGCACGTTGCAGGCCATGTGGTTCGTCGGGGCCAGCTGTGCCTACATCGTCGGCGACATCATGCTGGGTTATGGCCCGGAAGCATGGCGGTGGATGCTTGCCAGCGCTGTTCTGCCCTCCGTGCTTTTTCTCTTCATGCGCCGTAATACGCCGGAATCGCCCCGATGGTTGATTCAGAAGGGGCGCTACAGTCAGGCCCGTGCTGTTCTCAAGCGAGTTTACGACCAGGATATTCCCATCGAATTGATGCAGAGAGTGTCCATGACCAGCAAGCCTGTCAGCATACGGCGTCTGTTTCAGTCGGGATACGGTACCCGCATGTTGTTCATCACCATCTTTTGGACCTGCGCCATCGTTCCCTTGTTCGCAGTGTATTCCTTTGCACCCAAGATCATGGCAGCCCTCGGACTCGCAGGGAGCCTGGGCCATACCGGAGCCGCGATTCTTACGGTCATTTTCATGATCGGCTGTATCGTCCCCCTGCCGTTGGTCAACACAATCGGCCGCCGCTCCCTGCTGCTGCACAGCTTTTTCTGGTCGGGTGTGGCGTTGCTGTTGCTCGGTGTCTTCACCGACAGATCTCCGTACCTCATCCTGGCGCTGTTCGCGATATACGCGCTGGCCACCGGCGGTTCGCAGAACCTGCAATTCATCTATCCCAATGAACTTTTTCCCACGGAAATTCGCGCTTCGGCCGTGGGACTTGCCTCTTCATTGAGCCGAATAGGCGCGGCCATCGGCACCTATCTCGTGCCCTTGGCCCTGGCGCGGCTGGACATCAAGGTCACCATGATGATCGCGGCCGGAATAACATTCCTGGGCTATGTGGTCAGCCTGAAAATGGCTCCAGAAACCCGCGATTGCAGCCTGGAGGAAGCAGCGTGTTGCGAAGAGAATGAGACGGTCGGCGGTTTCATACCGGAGGTCTCCGATTCTGTTGTTCGTTGA